One stretch of Nocardia mangyaensis DNA includes these proteins:
- a CDS encoding 4Fe-4S dicluster domain-containing protein, with protein sequence MAKVNARLDVPVSVDEAKCIDGCTLCVDMCPLDSLAIHPDSGKAYMHVDECWYCGPCAARCPVGAVTVDIPFLLR encoded by the coding sequence ATGGCCAAGGTCAACGCCCGACTCGACGTCCCCGTCTCGGTCGACGAAGCGAAGTGTATCGATGGCTGCACGCTGTGCGTGGACATGTGTCCACTCGATTCCCTTGCCATCCACCCGGATTCGGGCAAGGCGTACATGCACGTCGACGAGTGCTGGTACTGCGGGCCGTGTGCGGCGCGGTGCCCGGTCGGCGCGGTCACCGTCGACATCCCGTTCCTGTTGCGCTAG
- a CDS encoding GntR family transcriptional regulator codes for MTATPFSTARPRPPDPGQSRRSAPARRIRDVLRARIRSGVYGDRPLPAEAQLAADFTTSRNIVRDALALLRDEGLIDRVPGAGTFVVAEKAVQGLDRLRGLAETFETRSDRVVNRVLLAEVVPATPLVAERLELESGDPVVALERVRYLDGTPLSLDASYLSADVGIPLLDKDLDGCDVFGLLEAELGLPLGSAAVAIEAVAADPTVAGLLQVRAGSPLLFLERLTYTDSGRPVDLEYIRYRGDRFSLSGRLDRIPVTPRRTGNRDHNERG; via the coding sequence ATGACAGCCACTCCCTTCTCCACCGCGCGGCCCCGGCCGCCCGATCCCGGCCAGAGTCGCCGCAGCGCCCCAGCCCGGCGCATCCGCGACGTTCTGCGTGCCCGCATCCGCAGCGGTGTCTATGGTGACCGCCCCCTGCCCGCCGAGGCCCAACTGGCCGCCGACTTCACCACCAGCCGCAACATCGTCCGTGACGCGCTCGCCCTCCTCCGCGACGAGGGTTTGATCGACCGTGTACCCGGTGCGGGCACCTTCGTGGTCGCGGAGAAGGCGGTGCAGGGCCTGGATCGACTGCGCGGCCTCGCCGAGACTTTCGAAACCCGCAGCGACCGGGTGGTGAACCGGGTTCTGCTCGCCGAGGTGGTCCCGGCCACGCCGTTGGTCGCCGAACGGCTCGAACTCGAATCCGGTGATCCGGTCGTCGCCCTGGAACGGGTGCGCTACCTCGACGGCACTCCGCTGTCCCTGGACGCGAGCTACCTCAGCGCCGACGTCGGTATCCCGCTGCTCGACAAGGACCTCGACGGCTGTGACGTGTTCGGCCTCCTCGAGGCAGAACTCGGTCTGCCGCTGGGCTCGGCCGCTGTCGCGATCGAAGCGGTCGCCGCGGACCCGACCGTCGCCGGGCTCCTGCAGGTCCGGGCGGGGTCCCCCCTGCTGTTCCTGGAACGGCTCACCTACACCGATTCCGGTCGCCCCGTCGACCTCGAGTACATCCGCTACCGCGGGGACCGGTTCTCGCTGTCCGGACGGCTCGACCGCATCCCGGTGACACCGCGGCGCACCGGCAACCGTGACCACAACGAAAGGGGTTGA
- a CDS encoding ABC transporter substrate-binding protein has protein sequence MSSLRLRVSALLLGAAVTVSLATACGADDDGKTVTVNIGYQSKTINTVTAGTLLRDRGTFEAELAELGKTTGVTYRVEWKDFAAGPPLTAQMLAGQVDIGSMGDAPILVNGSKTREHADVRSELIAVTGYNLRGSLNQIVVPLDSPAATLADLRGQVVSTSVGSAAHGMLATGLSAAGMTLDDVQVLGQDPAVGASALNGDQVAALAQFVPWPQKLVFDGTARLLHDGGAAGIATFHAVVANERFGVEHPEVVTAFLTAQRKTTDYLNQHPLAAAEQVAAATGLPVEVVYLYNGPNGLVHFDPTIKPQLVTALGELLPFLQSLGALSDLDLGEFVDDRYLRTVYGDEYEAAAASVDSPAPLTGTDDACGGAVDGVVTASEVWFTDSETTAVAKTPTCLLRRIGASAASVRAAYVPDHATGIRLFAESATWVSDPGAGPEDRLLPFAIRADAENYAAARPGTEVIDYQAALQAR, from the coding sequence ATGAGCTCTCTCCGCCTGCGCGTATCCGCGCTGCTCCTCGGCGCCGCCGTCACCGTGTCGCTGGCCACCGCCTGCGGTGCCGACGACGACGGCAAGACCGTTACCGTGAACATCGGCTACCAGTCCAAGACCATCAACACCGTCACCGCGGGCACGCTGCTGCGTGATCGCGGCACCTTCGAAGCAGAGTTGGCCGAACTGGGCAAGACCACCGGTGTCACCTACCGGGTGGAGTGGAAGGACTTCGCCGCCGGACCTCCGCTGACCGCCCAGATGCTGGCCGGTCAGGTCGACATCGGATCGATGGGCGATGCCCCGATCCTGGTCAACGGCTCCAAGACCCGCGAGCACGCCGACGTGCGATCCGAACTGATCGCCGTCACCGGTTACAACCTTCGCGGATCGCTGAATCAGATCGTGGTGCCGCTGGATTCACCGGCGGCCACGCTCGCCGATCTGCGTGGGCAGGTCGTCTCGACCAGTGTCGGCTCGGCGGCGCACGGCATGCTCGCCACCGGCCTGTCCGCGGCCGGGATGACTCTCGACGACGTCCAGGTTCTCGGCCAGGATCCGGCGGTCGGGGCCTCGGCCTTGAATGGCGATCAGGTGGCGGCGCTCGCCCAGTTCGTGCCCTGGCCGCAGAAACTCGTCTTCGACGGCACCGCGCGTCTGCTCCACGATGGCGGCGCCGCGGGCATCGCGACTTTCCACGCTGTGGTGGCCAACGAGCGATTCGGCGTCGAACATCCCGAGGTGGTGACCGCTTTCCTCACTGCACAGCGGAAGACGACCGACTATCTGAACCAGCATCCGCTCGCGGCCGCCGAGCAGGTCGCGGCGGCCACCGGGCTGCCCGTCGAGGTGGTCTACCTCTACAACGGACCGAACGGCTTGGTCCACTTCGACCCGACGATCAAGCCACAGCTGGTCACGGCGCTCGGCGAGCTGCTGCCGTTCCTGCAGAGCCTGGGAGCGCTGTCGGATCTCGATCTCGGCGAGTTCGTCGACGACCGGTACCTGCGCACGGTGTACGGCGACGAATACGAGGCGGCCGCGGCCTCGGTCGACTCGCCCGCACCGCTGACCGGGACCGACGACGCCTGTGGCGGAGCGGTCGACGGTGTGGTGACGGCCTCGGAGGTGTGGTTCACCGACTCCGAGACCACGGCCGTGGCCAAGACGCCGACGTGCCTGCTGCGCCGGATCGGGGCGAGCGCGGCGTCCGTGCGCGCGGCCTATGTCCCCGACCACGCCACCGGCATCCGGCTGTTCGCCGAGAGTGCCACCTGGGTCAGCGACCCAGGTGCCGGGCCGGAGGATCGCTTGCTGCCCTTCGCGATTCGCGCCGATGCCGAGAACTACGCCGCCGCGCGTCCCGGCACCGAGGTCATCGACTACCAGGCCGCACTGCAAGCCCGCTAG
- a CDS encoding ABC transporter permease, with product MTVSAEPIAAPSGAARTAIPRSDAPTRFAVPPRARRAVLTAVPLAGLLLAWYLLTTNQVVFWLRFDKIPTPAEVADSLRAQLGAASYYRDILASTRRILVGFGLATVSGVLIGMAVGRSAVVSALVRPVLEVFRPIPAIALVPLAILLFPTGEQGIVFITFFAAFFPVAVSTIHAMHALPRVWEEAAQTLGARRLDILFRIALPGALPGIFSGLSVAMGVAWICVISAEMISGQFGIGYFTWQSYGLLDYPGVIVGMLTIGLLGWFTAWLVELAGRRVNRWLPRAQR from the coding sequence ATGACCGTTTCCGCCGAACCCATCGCCGCCCCTTCGGGGGCCGCGCGGACCGCCATACCGCGCTCCGACGCGCCTACCCGTTTCGCCGTGCCACCCAGGGCCCGCCGGGCCGTGCTGACCGCGGTCCCCTTGGCCGGATTGCTCCTGGCCTGGTACCTGCTCACCACCAATCAGGTGGTGTTCTGGCTGCGTTTCGACAAGATCCCCACGCCGGCTGAGGTAGCCGACTCGCTGCGGGCCCAACTCGGCGCGGCGAGCTACTACCGCGACATCCTGGCCAGTACCCGGCGCATCCTCGTCGGCTTCGGCCTCGCGACCGTGTCCGGTGTCCTGATCGGCATGGCCGTCGGACGCTCGGCCGTGGTCAGCGCGCTGGTGCGCCCGGTGCTCGAGGTGTTCCGGCCGATCCCCGCGATCGCGTTGGTGCCGCTGGCCATCCTGCTCTTCCCGACCGGGGAGCAGGGCATCGTGTTCATCACCTTCTTCGCCGCGTTCTTCCCGGTCGCGGTGAGCACCATCCACGCCATGCACGCGCTGCCGCGGGTGTGGGAAGAGGCCGCGCAGACTTTGGGCGCGCGTCGGCTCGACATCCTCTTCCGGATCGCGCTGCCCGGTGCGCTGCCCGGCATCTTCTCCGGACTCTCCGTCGCCATGGGTGTGGCGTGGATCTGCGTGATCAGTGCCGAGATGATCTCGGGCCAATTCGGCATCGGCTACTTCACCTGGCAGTCCTATGGCCTGCTCGACTACCCGGGGGTGATTGTCGGGATGCTCACCATCGGCCTGCTCGGCTGGTTCACCGCGTGGTTGGTCGAGCTGGCGGGACGCCGGGTGAACCGGTGGCTGCCCAGGGCGCAGCGATGA
- the fdxA gene encoding ferredoxin gives MTFVIGAACVDVMDRACVEECPVDCIYTGDRMAYIHPTECVDCGACEPVCPVEAISLAGDVPAGQEGFVATNAAFFDTPLPGRDSALGSPGSAAQVGDLGVDTPFVAEYEK, from the coding sequence ATGACTTTCGTCATCGGAGCCGCCTGCGTGGACGTGATGGACCGCGCCTGCGTGGAGGAATGCCCGGTCGACTGCATCTACACCGGTGACCGGATGGCCTACATCCACCCCACCGAATGCGTGGATTGCGGTGCCTGCGAGCCGGTCTGCCCCGTCGAGGCGATCTCCCTCGCCGGGGACGTCCCGGCGGGCCAGGAAGGTTTCGTCGCCACGAACGCGGCCTTCTTCGATACACCCTTACCCGGTCGTGACAGCGCGCTGGGCTCGCCGGGCAGCGCGGCCCAGGTCGGTGATCTCGGCGTCGATACGCCCTTCGTGGCGGAGTACGAGAAATGA
- a CDS encoding ABC transporter ATP-binding protein — MSAGAAVRLDNLRIAYGDSLAAEVDLEIDAGQIVVLLGPSGCGKSTVLRAMAGLLPPVGGTVTVDGGPAAQHCSMVFQEDALLPWRSAARNVEFALALRGVVRRERRGRARELLNLVGLDGFGDHLPGALSGGMRQRVQLARTLAARPRVLLMDEPFGALDAQTRADMQRLLVSVWEQRRTTVLFVTHDVDEALLLADRIVLLTPRPARIQRVIEIDSPRAPGARFEPEFARLRYEILAALGEPSEKEPQP, encoded by the coding sequence ATGAGCGCCGGTGCCGCGGTGCGGCTGGACAACCTGCGCATCGCCTACGGCGACAGCCTGGCCGCCGAAGTGGACCTCGAGATCGACGCGGGCCAGATCGTGGTCCTGCTCGGGCCCTCCGGATGCGGCAAGTCCACCGTCTTGCGGGCGATGGCCGGCCTGCTGCCGCCGGTCGGCGGCACCGTCACCGTCGACGGTGGGCCCGCGGCGCAGCATTGCTCGATGGTGTTCCAGGAGGACGCGTTGCTGCCGTGGCGCTCCGCCGCGCGCAATGTCGAATTCGCGCTGGCGCTGCGCGGTGTCGTGCGCCGGGAGCGCCGGGGCCGAGCGCGGGAATTGCTGAACCTGGTGGGACTCGACGGCTTCGGCGACCACCTGCCCGGTGCACTGTCGGGAGGCATGCGGCAACGGGTGCAGCTGGCTCGGACGCTGGCCGCCCGCCCTCGGGTGCTGTTGATGGACGAACCGTTCGGTGCGCTCGACGCGCAGACTCGGGCCGACATGCAACGCCTGCTCGTCTCGGTCTGGGAGCAGCGCCGGACCACGGTGTTGTTCGTCACCCACGACGTGGACGAGGCCCTGCTGCTGGCCGACCGGATCGTGCTGCTCACCCCGCGACCCGCTCGCATCCAGCGGGTCATCGAGATCGACTCGCCGCGGGCACCCGGTGCCCGGTTCGAACCCGAATTCGCGCGCCTGCGTTACGAGATCCTCGCCGCCCTCGGTGAGCCGAGCGAAAAGGAACCCCAGCCATGA